A region of Drosophila mauritiana strain mau12 chromosome 3L, ASM438214v1, whole genome shotgun sequence DNA encodes the following proteins:
- the LOC117139780 gene encoding hippocampus abundant transcript 1 protein isoform X1: MRSGRSYGQRQSDTLESSFELEDSEAEQVNSPVAIKGEPSAPGDPDRDGDADRERQESGEQTDSLSTRSSSSTPTTADVADVETISSLPLSPPAFGGRGTQLAKRHSPLKDKQAEQADSSSSSSCSQQPDADDVPTVSGCDLRQSPPSSSSSSTSTSTSPQTSRYAAAAAHPSAAFAETAITASSGSGRVCGGSGGAAHRRTHSAASYISMRSQGGNSEATPERPKRNRFFEWIRVVCNICCCKSSGIGEPSVHHALVVIFLEFFAWGLLTMPIISTLNQTFPDHTFLMNGLVMGIKGILSFLSAPLIGALSDIWGRKFFLLVTVFFTCLPIPLMSINTWWFFAMISISGAFAVTFSVVFAYVADVTTPEERSKAYGLASATFAASLVISPALGNALMEMYGDTLVVALSTAIALLDVFFILVAVPESLSEKMRPASWGAPISWEQADPFLALRKVGTDKTVLMLCLTVLLSYLPEAGEYSCMFVYLKLKMGFNYVEVSVFIAIVGILSITVQVTLGSFMQVFGAKRTIIMGLALEIVQLLWYGFGSQKWMMWSAGVVAALGSITYPAISAFVSLYAAPESQGAVQGMITGMRGLCNGLGPAVFGVVFYLFNVDLNDDHDSHAKSSGSRATNVEKISQHVPGPPFVFGALCVFCAIIVSAFIPEGQTSTLEKKRASLDVQYEIETGHKAPSSLAPLIRSDSLAQL; this comes from the exons ATGCGCAGCGGGCGGAGCTATGGCCAGCGGCAGAGCGACACGCTGGAGAGCAGCTTCGAGCTGGAGGATTCTGAGGCGGAACAGGTCAATTCACCGGTGGCAATCAAGGGAGAACCATCGGCACCCGGAGATCCAGATCGGGATGGGGATGCTGATCGAGAGCGGCAGGAGTCGGGTGAACAGACGGACAGTCTGAGCAcgcgcagcagcagctccacgCCGACAACGGCGGACGTGGCCGATGTGGAGACCATTAGCTCCCTGCCGCTCTCTCCACCCGCCTTTGGCGGTCGTGGCACTCAACTGGCCAAGCGTCACTCTCCGCTGAAGGACAAGCAGGCAGAGCAGGCGGacagcagctccagctccagctgcagTCAGCAGCCCGATGCGGACGATGTGCCCACGGTAAGTGGGTGCGATCTGCGGCAGAGCCCGccctcatcctcgtcctcctccacCTCAACTTCCACATCCCCGCAGACTTCGCGGtatgcagctgcagcagcacatCCCAGCGCAGCATTCGCGGAGACGGCGATCACCGCGTCCTCGGGATCGGGCCGAGTGTGCGGCGGAAGCGGAGGAGCCGCCCACAGGCGCACCCACTCGGCCGCCTCCTACATCTCGATGAGATCGCAGGGCGGCAACTCGGAGGCGACTCCGGAGCGACCAAAACGGAACCGCTTCTTCGAGTGGATTCGCGTTGTGTGCAACATCTGCTGCTGCAAG AGTTCCGGAATCGGAGAGCCGAGTGTTCATCATGCGCTGGTTGTGATATTTCTAGAGTTCTTCGCCTGGGGCCTGCTGACGATGCCCATAATATCG ACTCTCAACCAGACGTTCCCGGATCACACATTCCTAATGAACGGCCTGGTCATGGGCATCAAGGGGATCCTGTCGTTCCTGTCGGCGCCGCTGATCGGCGCCCTTTCGGACATCTGGGGCCGAAAGTTTTTCCTATTAGTCACAGTATTCTTCACCTGCCTGCCCATACCGCTGATGTCCATCAATACGTGGTGGTTCTTTGCCATGATCTCAATAAGCGGCGCCTTCGCCGTCACCTTCTCGGTGGTGTTTGCCTACGTGGCGGACGTCACCACGCCGGAGGAGCGATCAAAGGCCTATGGCCTGGCCTCGGCCACATTCGCCGCCAGCCTGGTCATCTCGCCGGCTCTGGGCAATGCCCTGATGGAGATGTACGGCGACACGCTGGTCGTGGCCCTCTCCACGGCCATTGCGCTGCTCGATGTATTCTTCATACTGGTGGCCGTGCCGGAGAGTCTATCAGAGAAGATGCGGCCAGCCTCCTGGGGTGCGCCTATCAGCTGGGAGCAGGCGGATCCTTTTCTG GCCCTGCGCAAAGTGGGCACCGATAAGACCGTACTGATGCTGTGCCTCACTGTGCTGTTATCCTATCTGCCCGAGGCAGGGGAGTATTCCTGCATGTTTGTCTATCTGAAACTGAAGATGGGCTTCAACTATGTGGAGGTCTCGGTCTTTATAGCCATAGTAGGCATCCTCAGCATCACGGTGCAAGTCACACTCGGCTCCTTCATGCA AGTGTTTGGAGCCAAGCGCACGATCATAATGGGCCTAGCCCTGGAAATCGTGCAGCTGCTGTGGTACGGCTTTGGCAGTCAAAAGTG GATGATGTGGTCGGCTGGCGTTGTGGCTGCCCTGGGCTCCATCACGTATCCCGCCATCAGTGCTTTTGTATCCCTGTATGCGGCTCCCGAGAGTCAGG GCGCTGTTCAGGGCATGATCACGGGCATGAGGGGTCTGTGCAATGGCCTGGGTCCTGCGGTCTTCGGCGTCGTCTTCTACCTGTTTAACGTGGACCTGAACGACGACCACGACTCGCATGCGaagagcagcggcagcagggCGACGAACGTGGAGAAGATCTCACAGCATGTGCCAGGTCCGCCCTTCGTGTTTGGCGCCTTGTGCGTCTTCTGTGCCATAATAGTGTCCGCGTTCATTCCGGAGGGGCAGACCTCCACACTGGAAAAGAAAC GTGCCTCGCTAGACGTGCAGTACGAGATTGAGACGGGTCACAAGGCGCCCAGCTCCCTGGCGCCGCTCATCCGCTCCGACTCGCTGGCGCAGCTGTAG
- the LOC117139780 gene encoding hippocampus abundant transcript 1 protein isoform X3: MPKIHVKKPLAGLVIRNRAHKSKSVFTSSGIGEPSVHHALVVIFLEFFAWGLLTMPIISTLNQTFPDHTFLMNGLVMGIKGILSFLSAPLIGALSDIWGRKFFLLVTVFFTCLPIPLMSINTWWFFAMISISGAFAVTFSVVFAYVADVTTPEERSKAYGLASATFAASLVISPALGNALMEMYGDTLVVALSTAIALLDVFFILVAVPESLSEKMRPASWGAPISWEQADPFLALRKVGTDKTVLMLCLTVLLSYLPEAGEYSCMFVYLKLKMGFNYVEVSVFIAIVGILSITVQVTLGSFMQVFGAKRTIIMGLALEIVQLLWYGFGSQKWMMWSAGVVAALGSITYPAISAFVSLYAAPESQGAVQGMITGMRGLCNGLGPAVFGVVFYLFNVDLNDDHDSHAKSSGSRATNVEKISQHVPGPPFVFGALCVFCAIIVSAFIPEGQTSTLEKKRASLDVQYEIETGHKAPSSLAPLIRSDSLAQL, translated from the exons ATGCCCAAAATCCATGTGAAGAAGCCGCTGGCGGGACTGGTCATACGGAATCGAGCCCACAAGAGCAAGAGTGTCTTCACG AGTTCCGGAATCGGAGAGCCGAGTGTTCATCATGCGCTGGTTGTGATATTTCTAGAGTTCTTCGCCTGGGGCCTGCTGACGATGCCCATAATATCG ACTCTCAACCAGACGTTCCCGGATCACACATTCCTAATGAACGGCCTGGTCATGGGCATCAAGGGGATCCTGTCGTTCCTGTCGGCGCCGCTGATCGGCGCCCTTTCGGACATCTGGGGCCGAAAGTTTTTCCTATTAGTCACAGTATTCTTCACCTGCCTGCCCATACCGCTGATGTCCATCAATACGTGGTGGTTCTTTGCCATGATCTCAATAAGCGGCGCCTTCGCCGTCACCTTCTCGGTGGTGTTTGCCTACGTGGCGGACGTCACCACGCCGGAGGAGCGATCAAAGGCCTATGGCCTGGCCTCGGCCACATTCGCCGCCAGCCTGGTCATCTCGCCGGCTCTGGGCAATGCCCTGATGGAGATGTACGGCGACACGCTGGTCGTGGCCCTCTCCACGGCCATTGCGCTGCTCGATGTATTCTTCATACTGGTGGCCGTGCCGGAGAGTCTATCAGAGAAGATGCGGCCAGCCTCCTGGGGTGCGCCTATCAGCTGGGAGCAGGCGGATCCTTTTCTG GCCCTGCGCAAAGTGGGCACCGATAAGACCGTACTGATGCTGTGCCTCACTGTGCTGTTATCCTATCTGCCCGAGGCAGGGGAGTATTCCTGCATGTTTGTCTATCTGAAACTGAAGATGGGCTTCAACTATGTGGAGGTCTCGGTCTTTATAGCCATAGTAGGCATCCTCAGCATCACGGTGCAAGTCACACTCGGCTCCTTCATGCA AGTGTTTGGAGCCAAGCGCACGATCATAATGGGCCTAGCCCTGGAAATCGTGCAGCTGCTGTGGTACGGCTTTGGCAGTCAAAAGTG GATGATGTGGTCGGCTGGCGTTGTGGCTGCCCTGGGCTCCATCACGTATCCCGCCATCAGTGCTTTTGTATCCCTGTATGCGGCTCCCGAGAGTCAGG GCGCTGTTCAGGGCATGATCACGGGCATGAGGGGTCTGTGCAATGGCCTGGGTCCTGCGGTCTTCGGCGTCGTCTTCTACCTGTTTAACGTGGACCTGAACGACGACCACGACTCGCATGCGaagagcagcggcagcagggCGACGAACGTGGAGAAGATCTCACAGCATGTGCCAGGTCCGCCCTTCGTGTTTGGCGCCTTGTGCGTCTTCTGTGCCATAATAGTGTCCGCGTTCATTCCGGAGGGGCAGACCTCCACACTGGAAAAGAAAC GTGCCTCGCTAGACGTGCAGTACGAGATTGAGACGGGTCACAAGGCGCCCAGCTCCCTGGCGCCGCTCATCCGCTCCGACTCGCTGGCGCAGCTGTAG
- the LOC117139780 gene encoding hippocampus abundant transcript 1 protein isoform X2 yields the protein MRSGRSYGQRQSDTLESSFELEDSEAEQVNSPVAIKGEPSAPGDPDRDGDADRERQESGEQTDSLSTRSSSSTPTTADVADVETISSLPLSPPAFGGRGTQLAKRHSPLKDKQAEQADSSSSSSCSQQPDADDVPTTSRYAAAAAHPSAAFAETAITASSGSGRVCGGSGGAAHRRTHSAASYISMRSQGGNSEATPERPKRNRFFEWIRVVCNICCCKSSGIGEPSVHHALVVIFLEFFAWGLLTMPIISTLNQTFPDHTFLMNGLVMGIKGILSFLSAPLIGALSDIWGRKFFLLVTVFFTCLPIPLMSINTWWFFAMISISGAFAVTFSVVFAYVADVTTPEERSKAYGLASATFAASLVISPALGNALMEMYGDTLVVALSTAIALLDVFFILVAVPESLSEKMRPASWGAPISWEQADPFLALRKVGTDKTVLMLCLTVLLSYLPEAGEYSCMFVYLKLKMGFNYVEVSVFIAIVGILSITVQVTLGSFMQVFGAKRTIIMGLALEIVQLLWYGFGSQKWMMWSAGVVAALGSITYPAISAFVSLYAAPESQGAVQGMITGMRGLCNGLGPAVFGVVFYLFNVDLNDDHDSHAKSSGSRATNVEKISQHVPGPPFVFGALCVFCAIIVSAFIPEGQTSTLEKKRASLDVQYEIETGHKAPSSLAPLIRSDSLAQL from the exons ATGCGCAGCGGGCGGAGCTATGGCCAGCGGCAGAGCGACACGCTGGAGAGCAGCTTCGAGCTGGAGGATTCTGAGGCGGAACAGGTCAATTCACCGGTGGCAATCAAGGGAGAACCATCGGCACCCGGAGATCCAGATCGGGATGGGGATGCTGATCGAGAGCGGCAGGAGTCGGGTGAACAGACGGACAGTCTGAGCAcgcgcagcagcagctccacgCCGACAACGGCGGACGTGGCCGATGTGGAGACCATTAGCTCCCTGCCGCTCTCTCCACCCGCCTTTGGCGGTCGTGGCACTCAACTGGCCAAGCGTCACTCTCCGCTGAAGGACAAGCAGGCAGAGCAGGCGGacagcagctccagctccagctgcagTCAGCAGCCCGATGCGGACGATGTGCCCACG ACTTCGCGGtatgcagctgcagcagcacatCCCAGCGCAGCATTCGCGGAGACGGCGATCACCGCGTCCTCGGGATCGGGCCGAGTGTGCGGCGGAAGCGGAGGAGCCGCCCACAGGCGCACCCACTCGGCCGCCTCCTACATCTCGATGAGATCGCAGGGCGGCAACTCGGAGGCGACTCCGGAGCGACCAAAACGGAACCGCTTCTTCGAGTGGATTCGCGTTGTGTGCAACATCTGCTGCTGCAAG AGTTCCGGAATCGGAGAGCCGAGTGTTCATCATGCGCTGGTTGTGATATTTCTAGAGTTCTTCGCCTGGGGCCTGCTGACGATGCCCATAATATCG ACTCTCAACCAGACGTTCCCGGATCACACATTCCTAATGAACGGCCTGGTCATGGGCATCAAGGGGATCCTGTCGTTCCTGTCGGCGCCGCTGATCGGCGCCCTTTCGGACATCTGGGGCCGAAAGTTTTTCCTATTAGTCACAGTATTCTTCACCTGCCTGCCCATACCGCTGATGTCCATCAATACGTGGTGGTTCTTTGCCATGATCTCAATAAGCGGCGCCTTCGCCGTCACCTTCTCGGTGGTGTTTGCCTACGTGGCGGACGTCACCACGCCGGAGGAGCGATCAAAGGCCTATGGCCTGGCCTCGGCCACATTCGCCGCCAGCCTGGTCATCTCGCCGGCTCTGGGCAATGCCCTGATGGAGATGTACGGCGACACGCTGGTCGTGGCCCTCTCCACGGCCATTGCGCTGCTCGATGTATTCTTCATACTGGTGGCCGTGCCGGAGAGTCTATCAGAGAAGATGCGGCCAGCCTCCTGGGGTGCGCCTATCAGCTGGGAGCAGGCGGATCCTTTTCTG GCCCTGCGCAAAGTGGGCACCGATAAGACCGTACTGATGCTGTGCCTCACTGTGCTGTTATCCTATCTGCCCGAGGCAGGGGAGTATTCCTGCATGTTTGTCTATCTGAAACTGAAGATGGGCTTCAACTATGTGGAGGTCTCGGTCTTTATAGCCATAGTAGGCATCCTCAGCATCACGGTGCAAGTCACACTCGGCTCCTTCATGCA AGTGTTTGGAGCCAAGCGCACGATCATAATGGGCCTAGCCCTGGAAATCGTGCAGCTGCTGTGGTACGGCTTTGGCAGTCAAAAGTG GATGATGTGGTCGGCTGGCGTTGTGGCTGCCCTGGGCTCCATCACGTATCCCGCCATCAGTGCTTTTGTATCCCTGTATGCGGCTCCCGAGAGTCAGG GCGCTGTTCAGGGCATGATCACGGGCATGAGGGGTCTGTGCAATGGCCTGGGTCCTGCGGTCTTCGGCGTCGTCTTCTACCTGTTTAACGTGGACCTGAACGACGACCACGACTCGCATGCGaagagcagcggcagcagggCGACGAACGTGGAGAAGATCTCACAGCATGTGCCAGGTCCGCCCTTCGTGTTTGGCGCCTTGTGCGTCTTCTGTGCCATAATAGTGTCCGCGTTCATTCCGGAGGGGCAGACCTCCACACTGGAAAAGAAAC GTGCCTCGCTAGACGTGCAGTACGAGATTGAGACGGGTCACAAGGCGCCCAGCTCCCTGGCGCCGCTCATCCGCTCCGACTCGCTGGCGCAGCTGTAG
- the LOC117139898 gene encoding alpha-1,3/1,6-mannosyltransferase ALG2, whose product MVRVLFLHPDLGIGGAERLVVDAALALNERGHQVSFLTNHHDSTHCFKETADGTFPVHVVGDWLPRGLFGRFYAICAYLRMLYAAIYASFYMPQREQVDVVVCDLISVCIPVLRFAPHRPKVLFYCHFPDQLLSSREGLLKRLYRLPINWLEEHTIGLADKVLVNSKFTLRVFQDTFRRLSTVPDVLYPSLHTQYFDQMQKKLEQRSALLDEPVHPRVPLNAFIYLDINRYERKKNHALALHSLRLLGDMLPATDFKRCRLIIAGGYDTRCMENVEHFAELEQLTEELKLQDHVVLLRSPTDEEKCRLLFAAHCLLYTPENEHFGIVPLEGMYCSKPVVALNSGGPTETVVNTSTGFLCEKTEKSFGGAMLQLFRDEQLRVKMGDQGHKRVQQKFSFQAFADRLNGIIRDLVPVSRESSAKKTK is encoded by the coding sequence ATGGTTCGGGTTCTGTTCCTCCACCCGGACTTGGGCATCGGAGGAGCTGAGCGACTGGTGGTGGATGCCGCTCTCGCACTCAACGAGCGGGGTCACCAGGTCAGCTTCCTAACGAATCACCACGACAGCACGCACTGCTTCAAGGAGACGGCGGATGGCACTTTTCCGGTCCACGTAGTGGGCGACTGGTTGCCACGCGGGCTCTTTGGAAGATTCTATGCCATCTGTGCCTATCTGCGCATGCTCTACGCGGCGATCTACGCCAGCTTCTACATGCCCCAGCGGGAGCAAGTGGACGTGGTGGTGTGCGACCTAATCTCTGTGTGCATTCCAGTTCTCCGCTTCGCCCCTCATCGTCCGAAAGTTCTATTCTACTGCCACTTCCCGGATCAGCTTCTCAGCAGCCGTGAAGGACTGCTGAAGCGGCTGTACCGCCTGCCCATCAACTGGCTGGAGGAGCACACGATCGGTCTAGCAGACAAGGTGCTGGTCAACTCCAAATTTACGCTACGTGTCTTCCAGGACACATTCCGCCGACTGAGCACGGTGCCGGATGTGCTGTATCCTTCACTGCACACCCAGTACTTTGACCAGATGCAGAAAAAGCTGGAACAGCGGTCTGCTTTACTGGACGAGCCTGTGCACCCGCGAGTACCACTCAACGCCTTTATCTATCTAGACATCAATCGGTACGAGCGCAAGAAGAACCACGCCCTCGCCTTACATTCCCTGCGCCTTCTGGGCGACATGCTGCCCGCCACGGACTTCAAGCGGTGTCGCCTGATCATCGCCGGGGGCTACGACACCCGATGCATGGAAAATGTAGAGCACTTCGCGGAGCTGGAGCAGCTTACGGAGGAGCTGAAGCTTCAGGATCACGTTGTTCTGCTGAGATCGCCTACCGACGAGGAGAAATGTCGCCTGCTCTTCGCCGCTCACTGTCTGCTGTATACGCCAGAGAACGAGCACTTCGGCATTGTGCCGCTGGAGGGCATGTACTGCTCCAAGCCAGTCGTGGCATTGAACAGCGGCGGACCCACTGAAACGGTGGTGAACACTTCCACTGGCTTTCTGTGCGAAAAAACCGAGAAGAGCTTTGGTGGAGCAATGCTCCAGCTTTTCCGGGACGAGCAGCTGCGTGTGAAGATGGGAGACCAGGGTCACAAGCGGGTGCAGCAAAAGTTCTCTTTCCAAGCATTCGCAGATCGGCTGAACGGCATTATAAGAGATCTTGTTCCTGTCTCCAGGGAGTCGAGTGCtaagaaaactaaataa